Proteins encoded together in one Cicer arietinum cultivar CDC Frontier isolate Library 1 chromosome 4, Cicar.CDCFrontier_v2.0, whole genome shotgun sequence window:
- the LOC101506960 gene encoding amino-acid permease BAT1 homolog, with protein sequence MGSAKQVVIIGHNNNISHDSGNARLNELGYKQELKRDLSVLSNFAISFSIISVLTGVTTLYNTGLTYGGPVSIVYGWIIASFFTMLVALSMAEICSAFPTSGGLYYWSAKLAGPKWAPFASWITGWFNIVGQWAVTTSVDFSLAQFIQVIILLSTGGKNGGGYEGSKYVTITFHAGILLLHGIINSLPISLLSFLGELAAFWNVVGVFVLMVIIPSVATERASAKFVFTHFNSDNGEGINSKPYIFLLGLLMSQFTLSGYDASANMTEETKDADINGPKGIISAVGISIIVGWGYILGITFAVTDIPYLLNENNEAGGYAIAEVFYLAFKRRYGNGFGGIICLGIVAVAIFFCGMSSITSNSRMAYAFSRDGAMPLSSLWHQVNKQEVPIYTVWLSVLISFCMALTSLGSMVAFEAMVSIATIGLYIAYGLPIFFRVTLAQKRFVRGPFNLGRYGVIVGWIAVLWVVTISILFSLPVSYPITIETLNYTPVAVGCLLLLVLSYWVISGRHWFKGPFTTIIQK encoded by the exons aTGGGTTCTGCCAAACAAGTAGTTATAATAGgccataataataatatttcacaCGATTCTGGTAATGCTCGTCTTAACGAACTCGGTTACAAACAAGAACTCAAGCGTGACCTTTC GGTTCTATCAAATTTTGCGATTTCGTTTTCAATTATATCTGTGCTAACTGGAGTAACCACACTTTACAACACTGGTTTGACCTATGGAGGTCCTGTTTCAATTGTATATGGATGGATTATAGCTTCTTTTTTCACCATGCTTGTTGCACTTTCAATGGCTGAAATTTGTTCAGCTTTTCCAACTTCTGGTGGTCTTTACTATTGGAGTGCCAAACTTGCTGGTCCCAAGTGGGCCCCATTTGCCTCATGGATTACTGGCTG GTTCAATATTGTTGGCCAG TGGGCAGTGACAACAAGTGTAGATTTTTCACTTGCGCAGTTCATTCAGGTTATCATTCTTCTTAGTACGGGTGGAAAAAATGGTGGTGGTTATGAAGGAtctaaatatgtaactattactTTCCATGCTGGAATTTTGCTCCTGCATGGTATAATAAACAGCCTTCCAATCTCATTGTTATCATTCTTAGGAGAGTTGGCTGCTTTCTGGAATGTTGTAG GTGTTTTTGTGCTTATGGTTATCATTCCATCTGTTGCAACGGAAAGAGCTAGTGCCAAGTTTGTTTTCACTCACTTCAATAGTGACAATGGGGAAGGAATCAATAGTAAACCCTATATATTTCTCTTGGGACTTCTAATGAGTCAGTTCACCTTATCAGGATATGATGCATCAGCTAATATG ACAGAGGAAACCAAGGATGCAGATATAAATGGACCAAAAGGAATTATCAGTGCTGTTGGGATATCTATTATTGTCGGATGGGGTTACATTCTAGGGATTACCTTTGCTGTTACTGACATCCCTTACCTTTTGAATGAAAATAACGAGGCTGGTGGATATGCTATCGCCGAAGTATTTTATCTTGCATTTAAGAGAAGATATGGCAATGGATTTGGTGGCATTATTTGTTTGGGAATTGTTGCTGTTGCAATATTTTTCTGTGGTATGAGTTCAATTACCAGCAATTCAAG GATGGCTTATGCTTTTTCAAGAGATGGGGCTATGCCATTGTCATCATTGTGGCATCAAGTTAACAAGCAGGAGGTCCCCATATATACAGTGTGGCTTTCTGTTTTAATATCATTTTGCATGGCACTAACG TCTCTTGGAAGCATGGTGGCATTTGAGGCTATGGTGTCCATAGCAACCATTGGACTATATATTGCTTATGGATTACCTATCTTCTTTAGGGTGACATTAGCACAAAAGCGTTTTGTTAGAGGGCCTTTCAACTTGGGTCGTTACGGAGTTATTGTTGGTTGGATTGCAGTTCTTTGGGTGGTGACTATCTCTATATTATTCTCATTGCCTGTTTCCTACCCAATAACCATTGAGACACTTAACTACACACCTGTTGCTGTTGGATGTTTACTCCTTCTTGTACTTTCTTATTGGGTAATCAGTGGTAGACATTGGTTTAAAGGCCCTTTCACCACTATTATACAAAAGTGA